The Hymenobacter oligotrophus genome segment GCCCATAAGCAGGCCAAAGCCAGCCAGAATAAACATGAAGCCTACAAACACGCGTACTACCGTGCCGAGCACCCGGGCCACCGGCCGAACGCCGCGCCCCACCTCTTCGATAAACGCACCTACCGGACGATTACTGACTGGCGTAGTGCCTTGGTTGCGCAGGCTTTGCTCGAGGCCCGAGAGGGTTACGGCTTCGCCGCGCATTTGCGCCTTCTGGGATAGGGTGCGCGCAGGCGGCACCACCATCCACAGAATCAGGTACAGCAGCAGGCCCGTGCCCCCCAAGAAGATGCTCAGCACGAACACGATGCGCAGAATGGCTACCTCGATGCCCATGTAGGCGGCCAAACCCGCGGCCACACCGCCGATTGAGCCGTTGTCGGTGTCGCGGAATAGTTTGCGCGTCACGTCGTCGTCGGGCATGGGGCGGTCGTCGAAGCGCTTGGGCAGCGCAATCCAGAGCACCACGTAGGTGAGCAGGCTGATGGCCGGCAGGGCACCCACAAAGTCGCCGATAACGGGCGAAAACAGCGTGCCGATGAAGATCAGGCGCACCCACAGCGGGTTGAGGTTAAAGTAGCGTGCCAAGCCGGCGGCCACGCCCGCCACGCGGCGGTTGGTCATGTCGCGGTACAGGCGGCGGGGTTCCTCTACCACCGTGGCAGCAGGGGCCGCGGCCGTGGCGGTGCCGGCGTAGGCGCCGCCACCTAGGGGCTGGCCGTAGCTGGCGGTGTCGGCAGCGTCGTCGTCGTCGAGCTGGCCGTCCTGCTGAAAGTCCTGTACGCGGCCCATTTTAGCTACCACAGCGTCCACGTCTTCGAACGTGATAACCTGTTTGGTGCTGGAGAGGCGGGCGGCAAAGATTTCGGCAATGCGGCCTTCGATGTCGGCCACGATTTCCTCGTGTCCGCGGTAGGTGCTGAAGTACGCTTTCACGTCCTGCAGGTAGCGCTGGAGTACTTCGTAGCCATCTTCCTCAATGTGGAAGATCAGGCCCTGCAGATTGATGCTGATATTCTTTTTCATCGCAGTGCTGCAACTGTAGGGGTGGTGAGTCAGATGGAGGCGCCGGCGGGCGCGACGCTGGGGGAGGAGTTGCCGTTGGGCTTGGAGCGGATGATCTGGAGCGAGTCCTCAATCTCCTCCCACGTTAGGCGCAACTCGTGCAAGAACTGCTGCCCCACCTCCGTGAGGGTGTAGTACTTGCGAGGTGGGCCGCTGCTCGATTCCTTCCAGGTGTAATCGAGCAGGCCAGCGTTCTTGAGGCGCGTGAGCAGAGGGTACAGCGTGCCCTCCACCACAATCATGCGGGCTTGGGTTAGCTCCTCCAGCATATCGGAGGCATACACCTCGCCCCGCGCAATGATTTCCAGGATGCAGAATTCCAGAATGCCCTTCCGCATCTGCACTTGGGTGTTTTCGACTTTCATAGGCTTTGCGGGCAGTAGTCGGTGAAGTATGGTACAAATATAAAAGCAGGTACTTTGTAAAGCAAGGTACTTGGTTAAAATAATTTTTGTTTCACGATGTTCCGTTAAAAAATGATTTGAGGCTCAGGAATTTGCGTAAGCAAGTGCAGCCGAGGGTTCAGTAGGGCGAGGGCTGCCGGTGCATGCCGCTCCCAAAAAGCACCTAGAGCGGAAACTTCTGCCGGCCGGTTGGGCTTTGGCTTGCAGCCGCTCGGTACGCGGGGCGGCAGCGGGGTTGGGCTTCCGGCGCTGCACTATTAATAAGTAACTTGCGTTGTGAAATCCAGTTTGTAAGCTGGCGTTCTTGTTATTCTATGGCACACCTTTTCCGTAGGTTTATTATTGCGTTGCTGACTACGCCGCTGATGGGCGTGGCAGCGGCGCAGGCGCAATCTTCGCCGCCCCGCGACAACACCCCCAAATACAGCAACGACTTTCTGTCGATTGGCGTGGGCGGGCGCGCTTTGGCCATGGGCAGCACGCAGGTAAGCCTGGCCGACGACGCCACTGCTGGCTACTGGAACCCCGCCGGCCTGCTGCGCCAAAAAACCAAGTACGACGCCGTGCTGATGCACTCCGAACTATTTTCGGGCATCGTGAAGAACGATTACGCGGCTTTCTCGATGCCGCTCGACGAGCGCAGCGCCATAGGGGCCAGCATTATCCGGGTAGGCGTAGATGACATTCCGGATACCCGTGCCCTGGTAAACGAGTACAACCAGATTTCCTACGACCGCATCACGTACTTCTCGGTGGCCGATTATGGCTTGCTGCTTTCGTACGCCCGCAAGCTGGAGGCCGTGGAAGGGTTGCAACTGGGAGCCAACGCCAAAATTATTTACCGCAACGTGGGCGATTACGCCAACGCCTGGGGCTTTGGCATCGATGCCGGCGCGCAATACGAGCGCAACAACTGGCGCTTCGGCCTAATGGCACGCGACGTCACCACCACCCACAACACCTGGAAAATCAACACCGATAAATTCCAGCCCACCATCGATACCCTGGACTTCGTGCCGAGCAACAGCACCGAGGTAACGCTGCCGCGGTTTGTGCTGGGCGTAAGCCGCTCCTTCAAGCTGCCCGGCGAGCTAACAGCCGTGGTGGCTACCGACCTCGAAATTACCACCGATGGCAAGCGCAACACGCCCATTGCCAGTAACTTCGTGAGCATTGCGCCGCATATCGGAGCCGAAATAGGCTACCGCAACCTGCTGTTTTTGCGCGGCGGCGCCACCAACGTGCAGCGGATTCAGGCTTTCAGCGGCAAGGAGGAGTGGAAGGTGCAGCCTACCCTAGGGGTGGGCGTAGCCCTGAGCGGCCTGCGCCTCGATTTGGCGTTGTCGCGCTTGGCTATTGAGCGGCTGGGCCAAAACTCGCAGGCCAACTCCATCATGGTATCGTTGGGGTACGCATTTAAATAAACCGCATTTGCTTGTGGCGGCTGCCCCTAGGTGCCTGCCGCCGGCTTTATCGACAGGAAGGTTATGAACAACCGATACGCACCTCGCTTGTGGCGGTGGAGCATGTTGCTGGTAGTGCTGCTGGCCGGAGCGGGCCAGTTGGCGCTGGCCCAAACCCGGCAATACGGCAACGAGTGGATCGACCACAACAAGACGTATTACAAAATCAAAATCTTCAAGGACGGCCTCTATCGGCTCGATCAGGCTTACCTCGCGCGGTTGGGCCTGAACGGCGTGGAGCCCCGGCGCCTGCAGTTGTGGCGGCGCGGGCAGGAGGTGGCCATGTACGGCGGCGGCAACCAAGCCCAGCTCGACGCCACCACGTACCTGGATTTTTACGGCCAGGCCAACGACGGCAAGCTCGACCGCGACATGTACAAAACGGCCGCCGAGCAGCCCCACCAGCTCTACAGCTTGTTTACCGATACGGCCGCGTACTTTCTTACTTGGTCGCAGGCCACCACGGGCAGGCGCATGGCCGAACCCGCAGCGGCGGCTGGGAGCACGCATGCCAACTGGTTGCAGCCGCGCCTGCTCCTCGATAACGGCAACTACCATTACGGCCAAACCGACGCCCAAATTGCGTTTATGCCTTGGGCCGACAGCGGCGAGGGCTTCCTAGGTGGCGCCATTGCCAACAGCTTCACGTACCAGATCGATGGCCTGGGCCGCCGCTCGGCGCAAGGAGCGATGCCTTGGGTTGAGGTGCTGCTGGTAGGCGCATCGCCGGCCCCGCACAACACCCTGATTTCGGCTGTGGCCGGGGGCAACGGTGCCGAGCGCGTGCTTACCTCTTCGCCCATTAACTACGGTCCTTATGCCGTGCGCCGGGTGCGCTACCAGCTGCAACGCAGCGACGTGGGAGCCAACGGCCGCGTGGGCATCAAAGTAGCCGTCAGCAACCCCACCACCCCCGTTACCGACCGCTTTCGGGTAGGCTACGTTCGGGTGGTGCACCCGCAAACCACTACCTGGCAAGCAGGGCAGGCCGCGCTGCAATTCCTTAACGACTCCACCCTGGCTGGTCCCGCCAGCTACCAGCTCGATAGCATTCCGGCCTCGGTAGTAGGCTACGACGTAACCGACCCCGCCAACGTGCAGCGCATTGCCGGCGTGGCCGGTTCGGGCAACGCGCGCGTGTTCACGTTTCCGGCAGCGGTGGGGCGCACCCATCAGTTGCTGCTAGCCGATGCAAGCCAGCCCGAAGTGCCCATGCCGGCCGCGCGGGTACGGTTTCGGCCCATTTCGCCGGCGGCCCACAACTTCCTGATCGTAACCAGCGGTGCGTTGATGCGCCCGGCAGGCAACGTGGCCAACCCCGTGCGCGAGTACGCCAACTACCGCGCCTCCAACGCGGGCGGCCGTTTCGATACGTTGGTGGTTACCAGCGAACTGCTCTACGACCAGTTTCACTACGGCGAACGGTCGCCGCTGGCGGTGCGGCGCTTTGCGCAGTACATGCTCACCTCGGAGGTGCCCAACCGCTACCTGTTGCTGCTGGGCAAGGGCGTAATGATTACCGAAGGTTGGGGCGGCACGTTTTACCGCAAAGCCTCCACCGCCGCCCGCGCCACGTTTCCCGATCTGGTGCCGGCCAGCACGCGCGGCGGTTCGGATATTTTCTTCACGGCCGACTGGCAAAACGATTCGTATTTCCCGCGCATCCCGACGGGCCGCTTGGCCGCCCAAACGCCCACCGATGTACTCAGCTACCTCAACAAGCTGAAAGAGCACGAAGCCCTGGGCGTTGAGCCCTGGCGCAAAAACGTGCTGCACCTAGGGGGCGGCGTTCGGCAAAACGAGTTCGACCAGTTTCATGGCTATCTGCGCCGCTACCAGGCCCGCGCCGAGGCACCGCTGTTCGGGGCCAACGTCGAGAACATCTTCCGCAGCAACGTAGGGCCTTACCCGGTGGAAGTTGACCTCGCGCCGCAGCTGAACAAAGGCGTGTCGCTGATTACATATTTCGGCCACGCCTCCAACAGCTACCTCGACCTCAACCCCAAAGACATAACCGTGGCCAGCAACGGCTACGCCAACAAAGGCAAGTACCCCGTGTTCATGGCCTTTGGCTGCGCCGTAGGCAACAACTACACGCCTTACGGCTCCATCAGCGAATCGTGGGTGCTGGTGCCCGAAAAAGGCGCGATTGGCTTTTTGGCCGATTCGGACTTTGGCGTCGATCAGGAGCTGAACGACTACGCCGACCGCCTGTACCAGCTCATGTTCAACGATCCGCAGTGGTACGGCAAGCCGCTTTCCGTGATTCAGGTGGAAGTGAACAAGCGCCTGATGGCCATTCCGCAGTACACCAGCAGCCGCTACGCCGTGAGCATGCTGATGAACACGACCTGGCAGGGCGACCCGGCCGTGTCGTTGTTCGCGCCCCAGAAGCCCGACTACGCCGCCAACAGCGCGCAAGTGTTGCCGCTCGACCCCGGCCCCGTGTTGGCCTCGTCGCAGCGCTTCAAACTACAAATTGCCGTTAGCAACTTCGGCAAGGTAATTTCCGATGACGTGAAGGTAACCGTGGAGCGCCAGGTGGGCAGCACCATCACGCGCACCTCCAAAACCTTTGCCTACTGGCGCAACAACGCCGTGCTCGACTTCGAGCTTAGCAACACCGGCAACGTGTTCGGCCTGAACACCTTTACCGTGCGCCTCGACGATCCGAACGCCATCGACGAGCTCAACGAAAACAACAACTCCGTTACCACCACCTTCAACTTTTTGCAGGGCGGCTTAACGGCGCTCAATCCGCACAACTTTGCCATTGTGGGCAAGCAAAACGTGCGCCTCGTGGCCCAAAGCAACCTGCCGCAGGCCCAGCCCCGCACCTTCGAGTTTCAGCTCGATACGGTGGCCACGTTCAACTCGCCCTTCCTGCGCAATACCTCGGTGCAAGCCACCGATGTGGTGGAGTGGCGCCCCAACTTGCCGGCGCCCACCGCCCCGCGCGACTCGGTGGTGTACTACTGGCGCGTGCGCTTTGGGGCCAACCAGAGCCTCGACGAAAGCTGGGCTACCAACTCGTTCCGCTACATCGGCAACAGCCCCGGCGGCTGGTCGCAAAGCCACTACGGGCAAATGGCCGCGAACGAAAAAACCGGCCTGACGCAAGCCGCGCCCTCGGGCCGCTGGGAGTTTGCCGAACGCGCGCGGCCGGTGCTGCTGAAAACCGCCGGCGGCGGGGGCGGCGGCAACACCTTCCTGCCCGGCTACGGCGTGCTCACCGATAACATCTCGACGCAAACCGACAACTGCGGCTCCATCCGCTCGGGCACGCCCAACATCATTGCCGCCGTGTACGATGGCCGCACGTTGGAGCAGCTGGGCAACCTAGGCGCAGGCTACCTGCTGTGTGGCCAGAACGGCGCACCGCTATACCACTTCTACGCCGATGGCGGTAACAACATCAATACGGCCAGCGGCCAAGCCAAGCTGCTGCAGTTTTTGCGCGATGTGCCTACCGGGCACTACGTGGCCCTGGTGAGCATGAACACCGTGCGCTTCGGCAGCATGGACGCCGCCCTGAAGAACGAACTGGAGGCCATGGGCTCGCGCTTGATTAAGCAGGCCCAGGACGGTGACCCGCTGGTGATGATGCTGCGCAAGGGTTTCCCGACCCAGGCGCAAGAGCGCACCTTTGATGCCGCCAGCACCACACCGCGCCAAAATCAGGAAATAGCCCTAGGTGCCAGCGTGAACACCCGCGGCGGCAGCGGCACGGTGGTAAGCACGCGCATCGGCCCGGCTCAGCAATGGCAAACGCTCTACCACACCATCAAAAAGCAGGAGGCCGCCGATGCCTACACGCTGCGCTTGGTAGGCTACGATGCCCAAAACAACCGCACGGTGCTGGTGCCGAACGTTACCAATTTGGCTTACTCGTTGTCGGGCGTAAGCGCGCAGCAATACCCCTACCTGCAGCTCGAAGCCGTGCTGACCGACACCGTTAACCGCACGGCGCCGCAGCTTAAGCAGTGGCTGGTAACCTACACGCCGCTGCCCGAGGGCGTGGTACGCCGCGACCACCCCGCGTTGCCTGCCAATGCCTACGCCACAGCCAAGCTAAGCGCCGATGCCGCCAGCTCGGGCTTCCTCGATATTCCGGTGAAGTTTGAGAACGTATCGGCCGTGGATTTCCCGGAGCGCCTGTGGGCCAAAGCCACCGTGCGCGAAACCGCAGCCAACGGCCAAAGCAAGGAGGTAGAATTGCAGTCGACCCGCGTGCTCAAATCCGACTCGGTGGCCACTTACACGTTCCGCCTCGATGTGCGCAACTTCAAAGGCGAAGGCGCCGTGCGCATTCAGGTGAACTCGCGCCAGGTGCCCGAGCAGTACTACTTCAACAACGAGCTGAACCTGACCTTTGCTTCGCCCAACACCTCGGTGCCGCCTGTACTCGATGTGGCCTTCGACGGCGTGCACATCCTCAACGGCGACATCGTTTCGGCCCGGCCCGAAGTTCTGGTTGACGTGAAGTACGAGGACAAGCGCCGCCCCATCGACGACCCGAGCAAAGTGCAGGTGTTCCTGACGCGGCCCAACCAGGCCCCGCAGCAGGTGTCGATGACGGATGCTTCGCTGATTCGCTTCGTGCCCGATGCGGCCTCGGGCCGTACGCGGGTGTACTACACGCCGGGCTTGCTGGCCGACGGCGTGTACAAGCTGGAGGTGCAGGCCCGCGACATGGCCG includes the following:
- a CDS encoding PadR family transcriptional regulator gives rise to the protein MKVENTQVQMRKGILEFCILEIIARGEVYASDMLEELTQARMIVVEGTLYPLLTRLKNAGLLDYTWKESSSGPPRKYYTLTEVGQQFLHELRLTWEEIEDSLQIIRSKPNGNSSPSVAPAGASI
- a CDS encoding putative type IX sorting system protein PorV2, which codes for MAHLFRRFIIALLTTPLMGVAAAQAQSSPPRDNTPKYSNDFLSIGVGGRALAMGSTQVSLADDATAGYWNPAGLLRQKTKYDAVLMHSELFSGIVKNDYAAFSMPLDERSAIGASIIRVGVDDIPDTRALVNEYNQISYDRITYFSVADYGLLLSYARKLEAVEGLQLGANAKIIYRNVGDYANAWGFGIDAGAQYERNNWRFGLMARDVTTTHNTWKINTDKFQPTIDTLDFVPSNSTEVTLPRFVLGVSRSFKLPGELTAVVATDLEITTDGKRNTPIASNFVSIAPHIGAEIGYRNLLFLRGGATNVQRIQAFSGKEEWKVQPTLGVGVALSGLRLDLALSRLAIERLGQNSQANSIMVSLGYAFK
- the porU2 gene encoding putative type IX secretion system sortase PorU2, whose amino-acid sequence is MNNRYAPRLWRWSMLLVVLLAGAGQLALAQTRQYGNEWIDHNKTYYKIKIFKDGLYRLDQAYLARLGLNGVEPRRLQLWRRGQEVAMYGGGNQAQLDATTYLDFYGQANDGKLDRDMYKTAAEQPHQLYSLFTDTAAYFLTWSQATTGRRMAEPAAAAGSTHANWLQPRLLLDNGNYHYGQTDAQIAFMPWADSGEGFLGGAIANSFTYQIDGLGRRSAQGAMPWVEVLLVGASPAPHNTLISAVAGGNGAERVLTSSPINYGPYAVRRVRYQLQRSDVGANGRVGIKVAVSNPTTPVTDRFRVGYVRVVHPQTTTWQAGQAALQFLNDSTLAGPASYQLDSIPASVVGYDVTDPANVQRIAGVAGSGNARVFTFPAAVGRTHQLLLADASQPEVPMPAARVRFRPISPAAHNFLIVTSGALMRPAGNVANPVREYANYRASNAGGRFDTLVVTSELLYDQFHYGERSPLAVRRFAQYMLTSEVPNRYLLLLGKGVMITEGWGGTFYRKASTAARATFPDLVPASTRGGSDIFFTADWQNDSYFPRIPTGRLAAQTPTDVLSYLNKLKEHEALGVEPWRKNVLHLGGGVRQNEFDQFHGYLRRYQARAEAPLFGANVENIFRSNVGPYPVEVDLAPQLNKGVSLITYFGHASNSYLDLNPKDITVASNGYANKGKYPVFMAFGCAVGNNYTPYGSISESWVLVPEKGAIGFLADSDFGVDQELNDYADRLYQLMFNDPQWYGKPLSVIQVEVNKRLMAIPQYTSSRYAVSMLMNTTWQGDPAVSLFAPQKPDYAANSAQVLPLDPGPVLASSQRFKLQIAVSNFGKVISDDVKVTVERQVGSTITRTSKTFAYWRNNAVLDFELSNTGNVFGLNTFTVRLDDPNAIDELNENNNSVTTTFNFLQGGLTALNPHNFAIVGKQNVRLVAQSNLPQAQPRTFEFQLDTVATFNSPFLRNTSVQATDVVEWRPNLPAPTAPRDSVVYYWRVRFGANQSLDESWATNSFRYIGNSPGGWSQSHYGQMAANEKTGLTQAAPSGRWEFAERARPVLLKTAGGGGGGNTFLPGYGVLTDNISTQTDNCGSIRSGTPNIIAAVYDGRTLEQLGNLGAGYLLCGQNGAPLYHFYADGGNNINTASGQAKLLQFLRDVPTGHYVALVSMNTVRFGSMDAALKNELEAMGSRLIKQAQDGDPLVMMLRKGFPTQAQERTFDAASTTPRQNQEIALGASVNTRGGSGTVVSTRIGPAQQWQTLYHTIKKQEAADAYTLRLVGYDAQNNRTVLVPNVTNLAYSLSGVSAQQYPYLQLEAVLTDTVNRTAPQLKQWLVTYTPLPEGVVRRDHPALPANAYATAKLSADAASSGFLDIPVKFENVSAVDFPERLWAKATVRETAANGQSKEVELQSTRVLKSDSVATYTFRLDVRNFKGEGAVRIQVNSRQVPEQYYFNNELNLTFASPNTSVPPVLDVAFDGVHILNGDIVSARPEVLVDVKYEDKRRPIDDPSKVQVFLTRPNQAPQQVSMTDASLIRFVPDAASGRTRVYYTPGLLADGVYKLEVQARDMADNQAGAQRYAVNFEVINTSSITNIFPYPNPVTSRARFVFTLTGSELPRNMKIQILTISGKVVREIMQAELGPLHIGNNVTEYAWDGTDQYGDKLANGTYLYRVVMDDPQNKFEHRTTNPKAEQAFKKGWGKLVLLR